A genome region from Penicillium psychrofluorescens genome assembly, chromosome: 3 includes the following:
- a CDS encoding uncharacterized protein (ID:PFLUO_005611-T1.cds;~source:funannotate) gives MHLMYVTDNTGKRVYTLKKVLNGEVTKSAHPARFSPDDKYSRHRVTLKKRYGLLLTQQPENSVAAP, from the exons ATGCATCTTATG TACGTGACCGACAACACCGGCAAGCGGGTGTACACCCTCAAGAAGGTCCTGAACGGCGAGGTGACCAAGTCCGCCCACCCGGCGCGCTTCTCTCCCGATGACAAGTACTCGAG ACACCGTGTCACCCTCAAGAAGCGCTATGGTCTCCTGCTCACCCAGCAGCCCG AGAACAGCGTTGCTGCCCCATGA